The Arachis duranensis cultivar V14167 chromosome 2, aradu.V14167.gnm2.J7QH, whole genome shotgun sequence genome has a window encoding:
- the LOC107476223 gene encoding serine/threonine-protein kinase CTR1 has protein sequence MEMPARRSNYSLLTQVPDDHFSGSGGGGAGGGSTAPSSSGDGKNSRGGKFENRGGFDWDLVGDQRATNRIGNVHSSIGLQRQSSGSSYGESSLSGGGGDFYAPTLSTAAASDVDGFGYYHEDGFRVGELRTRLPEASGRSAGGGGGGGSSSGKSWAQQTEESYQLQLALALRLSSDATCADDPNFLDPAPDESGMRSSSSAEAVSHRFWVNGCLSYSEKVPDGFYLIYGMDSYVWTVCTDLQENGRIPSVDTLKSVDPGSDSSLEVVLVDRRSDPSLKELLNRVHSISLSSITPTEVVDQLSKLVCSRMGGSASVGEDDFFSIWKDCSNDLKDCLGSVVVPIGSLSVGLCRHRAILFKVLADAIDLPCRIAKGCKYCKRDDASSCLVRFGLEREYLVDFIGRPGYLCEPDSLLNGPSSISFSSPLRFPRHKPAEPTIDFRSLAQQYFSDCQSLELVFENSSAEQFDGKCKDRNNNPRPNSNDSSISSHLPVHPHVLHPSTSDQGSEAFQSCSPQNILDSSKDPLPVKLKRPVGIQPPLPPREFSLDMEDLDIPWSDLVLKERIGSGSFGTVHRAEWNGSDVAVKILMEQDFHAERFKEFLREVAIMKRLRHPNIVLFMGAVTQPPNLSIVTEYLSRGSLYRLLHRPGAKEVLDERRRLSMAYDVAKGMNYLHKRNPPIVHRDLKSPNLLVDKKYTVKVCDFGLSRLKANTFLSSKSAAGTPEWMAPEVLRDEPSNEKSDVYSFGVILWELATLQQPWGNLNPAQVVAAVGFKRKRLEIPHDLNPHIAALIEACWADEPWKRPSFSSIMDSLRPLIKAPSSQPGHPNMPLLT, from the exons ATGGAAATGCCCGCACGAAGATCCAACTACTCGTTACTAACCCAAGTTCCTGACGACCACTTCTCCGGAAGCGGAGGCGGCGGGGCAGGTGGCGGAAGCACAGCGCCGTCGTCCTCCGGCGACGGTAAAAACAGCAGAGGAGGGAAGTTTGAGAACAGAGGAGGCTTCGATTGGGACCTCGTCGGCGATCAGAGGGCGACCAACCGGATCGGTAACGTTCACTCCTCGATCGGGCTGCAGAGGCAGTCAAGCGGGAGTAGCTACGGCGAGAGCTCGCTCTCCGGCGGCGGCGGTGACTTCTATGCTCCGACGCTGTCGACGGCGGCGGCGAGCGACGTAGACGGTTTTGGATACTACCACGAAGATGGTTTTAGGGTTGGTGAGCTGAGAACGAGGTTGCCGGAGGCTTCAGGAAGGAGTGCCGGCGGCGGGGGTGGCGGCGGAAGTTCGTCTGGGAAAAGCTGGGCGCAGCAGACGGAGGAGAGCTACCAGCTGCAGCTAGCCCTGGCGCTCCGGCTCTCTTCCGACGCCACGTGCGCTGACGATCCGAATTTCCTTGATCCGGCGCCGGATGAATCGGGGATGAGGTCTTCGAGCTCCGCCGAGGCGGTGTCGCATAGATTCTGG GTGAATGGTTGCCTGTCATACTCCGAAAAGGTTCCTGATGGCTTTTACCTAATTTATGGGATGGATTCCTATGTATGGACAGTGTGCACTGATCTGCAAGAAAATGGCCGAATTCCATCAGTTGACACACTTAAGTCTGTGGACCCTGGCAGTGATTCTTCACTTGAAGTAGTTTTGGTGGATCGGCGTAGTGACCCTAGTTTAAAAGAACTGCTAAACAGAGTACATAGTATTTCTCTTAGCAGCATAACACCCACCGAGGTTGTCGATCAACTTTCCAAGCTGGTTTGCAGTCGTATGGG GGGTTCAGCTTCTGTTGGGGAGGATGACTTCTTTTCCATCTGGAAAGATTGCAGTAATGATCTGAAGGATTGCTTAGGCTCTGTCGTTGTTCCCATAGGTAGTCTATCTGTTGGCCTCTGCAGGCATCGTGCTATATTATTCAAA GTACTAGCCGATGCCATTGACTTACCCTGCCGAATTGCAAAGGGCTGTAAATATTGCAAACGGGATGATGCTTCATCTTGTCTTGTCCGATTTGGGCTTGAGAG GGAGTATCTTGTTGATTTTATTGGGAGGCCAGGATACTTGTGCGAGCCTGATTCCTTGCTCAAtggtccatcttccatctcattttCTTCACCGTTGCGCTTTCCCAGACATAAACCAGCTGAACCTACCATTGATTTCAGGTCACTGGCCCAACAGTATTTCTCTGACTGTCAATCCCTTGAGCTTGTTTTTGAAAACAGTTCTGCAG AACAGTTCGATGGAAAGTGCAAGGACAGGAATAATAACCCTAGGCCTAATTCAAATGATAGCAGCATAAGTTCTCACCTACCTGTACATCCACATGTTTTGCATCCAAGCACAAGTGATCAAGGTTCTGAAGCATTCCAATCATGTAGCCCGCAGAATATTTTAGACAGTAGCAAGGATCCACTGCCTGTAAAACTTAAGCGTCCAGTTGGTATACAACCCCCATTACCTCCACGGGAGTTTTCACTTGACATGGAGGATTTGGACATACCGTGGAGTGATCTTGTTTTAAAAGAGAGAATTGGATCAG GTTCTTTTGGGACTGTACATCGTGCTGAGTGGAATGGCTCA GATGTTGCTGTTAAGATTTTGATGGAACAAGATTTTCATGCTGAACGTTTCAAGGAATTCCTGAGGGAG GTTGCAATAATGAAACGATTGCGGCATCCaaatattgttttatttatgGGCGCGGTCACTCAGCCTCCTAATTTATCTATTGTCACAGAATATTTATCCAG GGGTAGCTTATATAGGCTCTTGCACAGACCTGGTGCCAAAGAAGTGCTGGATGAGAGGCGTAGGCTTAGTATGGCTTATGATGTG GCAAAGGGAATGAACTATCTTCATAAACGTAATCCCCCAATTGTTCATAGAGATCTGAAGTCTCCAAACCTTCTTGTTGACAAGAAATACACAGTGAAG GTTTGTGATTTTGGGCTCTCTCGATTAAAGGCCAATACATTTCTCTCATCCAAGTCAGCTGCTGGAACT CCTGAGTGGATGGCTCCAGAAGTTCTTCGTGACGAGCCATCAAATGAGAAGTCAGATGTGTACAGCTTTGGCGTAATCTTGTGGGAGCTTGCAACCCTACAACAGCCATGGGGTAATTTGAATCCAGCACAG GTTGTAGCAGCTGTTGGCTTTAAGAGGAAAAGGCTCGAGATTCCACATGATTTGAATCCCCACATAGCTGCACTAATCGAGGCTTGTTGGGCTGA TGAGCCCTGGAAACGCCCTTCTTTCTCAAGTATTATGGATTCTTTGAGGCCATTGATCAAAGCCCCTTCATCTCAACCTGGTCATCCAAACATGCCACTACTTACATAA